In Nicotiana tabacum cultivar K326 chromosome 10, ASM71507v2, whole genome shotgun sequence, the DNA window TCTTTTTTGTTAGATAAATAATGCTGCTGTAGCTATAGCAAAATTAACAACGGAGTTCACTCATGAAGATTACAACACTATGATGGGTATAAATTTTGAGGCTTCTTACCACCTATCGCAGCTAGCACATCCTTTCTTGAAGGCCTCAGGAAATGGAAGCATTGTTTTCATTTCTTCTGTTGCTGGCCTTGTCTCTCTTCCCTTATGTTCCATTTATTCTGCGTCTAAAGGTAATTAATTATCCTAGctgatatacatagattatatacaATTAGATATGCATCGGCTATTTTTGGTTCAAGTAGTTAAGTGGTCGACTATTGAGGTTAATTTTTCATTATATaatctttattttgaatttaacttttttcttttgataattaAAGATTTTATTTATCGTACAGctcaagagaaaaagaaaaaaatagaatctGGGCAACCGCCCTAGTTTCCAGTATAGAAGCTAATGTCAACTACACCACTCTTAATTGAATTTAACTTATACTGGTAGTGTATATACTTAAATCTttttttgaatagttttgagCTTAAAATGTACGTACTAGTTATATTTTTACAAAGAAGAAGCCTTAGTAGCATTAATGCAGTTAGCAAGTTACCGAACAGTCTTATAGATGTGTCTACTGatattcttgttttttttttctttttttcccattCGCTACAAATTAAGGAGCAATGAACCAATTAGCAAGGAGTTTGGCATGTGAATGGGCTAAGGACAATATTCGGGTTAATGCAGTTGCACCATGGATTATAAGAACCTCTCTCATTGATGCTGCTTCTGTAAGTTTACCTATTTAGTCCTTTCCTCCACCCCCCCTCCCCATGGGCGAACTAGAGTCTTGTAAGGTCtcgtcgaaaaattacattgtatatataACATATTTTGAATATTCTTGTATGaggattttttttacttttttcaaatttgaacacccttgaaAAAATTTCTGGCTTCGCCACCGCCCCCCAGATGCTATAATATGTTGAATAAGAAGGTTATATGATCAATTATTTCTTGAAGAAATTTATAAGGCACAATATGGGAAAAGGCTTGTGTAGAAAACAATAATAAGCACCAAAAGATTTTGTCTTGTCTCAAATTATTCGTTGTATTAACTTTCTCTCGCATTATTTCTTTGCAGCAAAATCCAGTACACAAAGAAAATATCAACAAATTAACGAGTCGGACTCCAATTGGTGGGCGAGTTGGAGAGCCAAAGGAAGTCTCAGCTATGGTTGCGTTCCTTTGCTTCCCATGTGCTTCATACATTACCGGCCAGATTATGTGTGTTGATGGAGGAATAACTATTAATGCATCTTACCAATCATTATcacattaaataaataaaagtgtcaTCGATTTAATTATTAAACTTTTAGATGACCATTTAACAAAGTAACACATATCGCCCCTTATCAACAAAATATTACTTAATTCTATAATATTCTTAGGATAAAAATGTTCCTGCTTGCATCTGAGTGGATCGACGCATTGTAGTTCGATAATAAATACTATAGTAAATAAAAATGTTCCGATTCACACAATTCAATTTGTCTAATAATTTTTTGTCACCTATGGAAACAGTTGATTGTTTCTGGTAGTTATTTTTTCACTGCTATTTACTGATTATtgtaaacccccccccccccctccccccgctGTTTCTCTCTAGCATGTAGTATAATGGAAATGTCTGAATTCTACAACGGAAATCATATAAAACCATTGGGAAGGTGAGATAATGagtaaatttcttttttttttttaaataaaaaaaaagtgggCAAGGGTACTGATTACCCTTAAAATGAATAATCattaaatttatacgtgattttaaggatatgtggattgattcaacacaagtGATCAACAATATTGGATAAACGAGTTAAAGACAAAATGaataatcaaaccaattgtgATATTACAGTCCAACTCGAACTTAGGTTGAGCAGTAGTTTGTCCTCGATCGGGCCCTTGGTTCGAAGCCAATTATGAATGAAAAACAAAACAATAAAGCAAGAACTTTCCAATAGTTAGAAAGCAGAAAAATGAGTATGTATTGCCTTGGTATGCTTGTTATAATGTGTCTTATCAAAGAAAAACTTTCCCTTTATACAataggagagtttcatccctagtacaagtctaaaagaataaaaatgTCCCTTTCTAACTAATTACTGATCCGTAACCGACATCGGGCGAGATCTGCACCGTGATATCCAGTTAGGTAAGGATATCACGGCCCTCTGTTAGTCGTGAGTAACCGTTTTCCATATCTCCCGAGGTCCTAGAACTTGTCTTGTGGCTTTCGGTATGAAAGGCTCCCAGCCTCGATTTCAACCTCGTGTGTTCATGCCCTCCTTCTGTCTTCTTCAACGGAAAAGTGGGGTATGCATTGCCCCTGATTTTACCCttgtacagatagtcccctcgctTTCCAGAGAGTAGGTTCGCCGGATCGATGAGAAATGAATATATGAGCCCCGGCTTCTTCCCTCGTATGCTGTAACTAAGATGACGGGTAAGtcgaaacgtcccatcagtcaTGTTGTTTTGACTTTGAACACGTGTCGGTCGTCGGATGGTTGTCTTAGAATGTGAAATGTCACGCATTGATTGCATTTTCCCCAATAAAAACTTCGACCTTTTATACTTCATTCACTTTCCGATCCAATAGTTTACCTTCAAATTGTCTAACGACTTTTAACTTTTTCAAATCTTCATCCCCTACTTCTTAAGCCTTCATATctgatcttcaaatcttcatatttgttcttggATTTCCATCCTAGATCGTCATATCTTCATCCCACCTTCAAAACTTCATACTCTTTCCTCAAATCTTCacattttccttcaaatcttcatattttccTAGATTACGATGATTAAAACTTCCAAGTTAGTGCCTCAGTAGGCTGCCCCATCATCTTCTCACCCGGTTGCAGATGCCGAGGTGGGCACTCCCGAGGTAACTCCAGAGCCTCCCATATAGAGCTTCATATCCGGGGGCTTCTCTATCGGGGATGACTTCAAGGTCGAGAAGGCCTCTAGACAAGAAGACCAAGGTGAGGGAGCATCGAGATACATATGCTCTGTCAGCGAAGAAATCCTACACATAGTTCGAGCGAACTGTAAGTCGGAGGGTAAGGACGTGGTCGTCCCTGGGCCTAATGACGATACAATTACTCATGTGAAGGGgtatctgagtgtttacacttacccctttacGTTCGCCCTTGTGGATCCCATAGTTCTTGCTTTCTGCAAGAGGTATGAGGTGTCCCTTGGGCAAATCTACCCATCTTTCTGGAGGATTGTGATCCTCTTGAGCCACTTCGTAAACAATACCGAGTCTCctcggttcaccctcgaccacctactTTGCCTGTACAATCCCCGAATCTTCTGAGAGGGACTGATCAAGCTCGTCTGTCGAGTAAGCAAGGCTCCTTTCTCGAGCATTGGTGAGGACCGGGACCGAGGTTGGTAGGGGAGGTTCGCTCGGGTGAAAATTGAAGACCTAATTCCCCCCGTGTTTTTTCCgttccccgaggagtggaacacATCCTATAAGTATTGCCTTTCTTGGGtatttcttcctttttatttctttttctcatCGCTTGTGTTTGTGGTTGTACAGCTGTTGCCCAAGTTCCAGATACAATTCCTtgattcaaggagtggatcgaggggatTTGTAAGCAGATGCCTTACTCCGAGCGCGCATGGCGCAAACTTTTGAAGGGCaaatgggaggcccgttctcatggtgaggttctttCCTGAAATGATTATTATCACGCTCTTAACTTATATAGTGctaacttttccttttttccttacAGGTCTACCTAAGACCACCGAACTCAGGCTACTTGATGAGGACGAGGATCCATCTTTCCCTTCCAAGCCTTCTGTCTCGCGGCAGCTCGAAGCTGCCGCAAAGgaggagaaaaataaaaagagaaagtcCTTGGGTTCCCCGGACCTCGAGGTGAAGAGGATGAAAAGGGCGGTCATCCGGGCCCGTAAGCCCAAGAAGAATACGAAGTCCAGGGCACTAGACCCTATCTATCTTTACTGGCTCAGGGATGAACCCGAAGAAGACGACATCTTTGTCTCCCATGGATCGACCCCCACTG includes these proteins:
- the LOC107814624 gene encoding tropinone reductase homolog, producing the protein MADDGRWSLQGTTAIVTGGTRGIGHAIVEELASFGANVYTCSRNQMELDECLRQWKTKGSKVEGSVCDLLSRSQREKFMDTVSSYFDGKINILINNAAVAIAKLTTEFTHEDYNTMMGINFEASYHLSQLAHPFLKASGNGSIVFISSVAGLVSLPLCSIYSASKGAMNQLARSLACEWAKDNIRVNAVAPWIIRTSLIDAASQNPVHKENINKLTSRTPIGGRVGEPKEVSAMVAFLCFPCASYITGQIMCVDGGITINASYQSLSH